From Xiphophorus hellerii strain 12219 chromosome 20, Xiphophorus_hellerii-4.1, whole genome shotgun sequence, the proteins below share one genomic window:
- the psma5 gene encoding proteasome subunit alpha type-5, protein MFLTRSEYDRGVNTFSPEGRLFQVEYAIEAIKLGSTAIGIQTSEGVCLAVEKRITSPLMEPNSIEKIVEIDSHIGCAMSGLIADAKTLIDKARVETQNHWFTYNETMTVESVTQAVSNLALQFGEEDADPGAMSRPFGVALLFGGVDEKGPQLYHMDPSGTFVQCDARAIGSASEGAQSSLQEVYHKSMTLKDAIKSSLTILKQVMEEKLNATNIELATVEPGKTFHMYTKEELEEVIKDI, encoded by the exons ATGTTTTTGACCAGATCGGAATATGACAG aggtgtaAACACATTCTCACCAGAAGGAAGATTGTTTCAGGTTGAATATGCCATAGAGGCAATAAAA CTTGGCTCCACCGCCATCGGTATTCAGACATCAGAGGGAGTGTGTCTGGCTGTGGAGAAGAGGATCACCTCTCCACTCATGGAGCCCAACAGCATTGAGAAGATCGTGGAGATTGACAGTCACATTg GTTGTGCCATGAGTGGTCTAATAGCTGATGCTAAGACTCTGATTGACAAAGCAAGAGTGGAAACACAG AACCACTGGTTCACCTACAATGAGACGATGACGGTGGAAAGCGTGACTCAGGCTGTGTCCAACCTGGCGCTGCAGTTCGGAGAGGAGGACGCCGACCCTGGGGCCATG aGCCGACCCTTTGGTGTTGCATTATTGTTCGGGGGAGTGGATGAAAAAGGACCCCAGCT GTACCACATGGACCCTTCAGGAACCTTTGTGCAGTGTGACGCCCGGGCTATCGGTTCTGCATCAGAGGGAGCACAAAGCTCTCTGCAAGAGGTTTACCACAAG tcCATGACATTAAAAGACGCCATCAAGTCCTCTCTGACCATCCTGAAGCAGGTGATGGAGGAGAAGCTCAACGCCACCAATATTGAG CTGGCGACAGTAGAGCCCGGTAAGACCTTCCACATGTACACCAAAGAGGAGCTGGAGGAAGTAATCAAGGACATCTAG